The Elusimicrobiota bacterium DNA segment GATAGACTCAATCTTATCATCAAGTTTACAGAGATTAAATATACTCGGTACAGTTGGCGGTTTCAATGCGTAACCAGTAACCTTCGCCCCTAATGTATTCAACCAAATAGACAACCACGCGCCCTTGAACCCCGTATGCCCGGTTATGAATACGCGTTTATTCTTCCAAAAACTTTTCACGTAAGGTTTCACCACACTTTCCACGGCGCTTTCCCGGATTGCCATAACCGTTCAAGTTCTATCTTATCTCTAAGAGTATCCATTGGTTTCCAGAATCCATTATGGTGATACGCCGATAACTGCCCTTCTTTCGCTAGTTTTTCCATCGGCTCTTTCTCCCACAACGTCGTATCGTCTTTGATATATTTAACCGCTTTCGGATTAATAACAAAAAAACCTGCGTTTACCCAGTTATTATCCCCCTTCGGTTTTTCAAGGAATGAAGTAACTTTGCTTTCGTTATTAATATCCAGCGCACCATATCGCCCTGTAGGCTGTACTGCCGTTACTGTGGCTAACGTATTATTTTTGTTATAGAACTCCACAAGTGAAGGAATATCAACATTCCCAACGCCATCACCGTAGGTCATCATAAACGGTTCATTATCACTAATATACTTTTTTACACGTTTAATCCGGCCACCAGTCATTGTATCCAACCCGGTATCCACTAACGTCACTTTCCAAGGTTCAGATGTAGTCGTATGTATTGTAGTATTGTTATTTGACATATCAATAGTGATATCGCTCATGTGAAGGAAATAATGCGAGAAATATTCTTTTATCACATATCCGAGGTAACCCAGGCAGATAATAAACTCGTTGTACCCGTAATGCGAATACACTTTCATTATATGCCAAAGTATTGGCTTACCCCCGATCTCGACCATTGGTTTCGGCCGGATATCCGTCTCTTCGCTGATCCTCGTTCCCTTACCACCTGCAAGAATAACTACTTTCATCTATTATATTTCTCCTATCACAGATATAACTAAAAAAATATCTTCAACAATTTCAGTATTCCCTGCTTCCACGGCGCGCGATGCGAAATCCCAGTTGTATTCTCAAAACTTTTGTAGTTCTGCAGATACCACTCATAGTTTCTTAATAACGCTTCTTTATTTGAATATTTAGGCTTAAATCCCAGAATACGCTCAGCTTTTTCTATTGACACAAACGAATCCTGGCTCATTGTTTCGTATACCCACTTGTATAAAGGCGAAAGTTTTAAAGCTTCAAGAATTCTTAGAATAATAATTGCCGGCCCAGCCGGGATACACAAAATCTTTTTCCCAAACCCTGCCTTATCCAATACTGACTGATAGTCTTCCTGCATAGTGGTGAACACTTTCGCACCGACATTAAACGTATCGTTAACAACACTCTTCTCTTGTGTCAGGCACAAAAAAATCGCAGTGCAAAGATCTTCAACGTCTAGAAACTGATACTTATTCTTCCCGTTTCCCAGGATAGCGAACCCATGCCCATCCTTCGCCCATTCATAAAAAAATGCGAATACCCCCAAACGTTCCGGCCCAATGAACGACTTTGGACGGAGTATCGGTACACACATACCTTGTTTCCGGTGTTCCAGGCACACTTCTTCCGCTGCTATTTTAGCTTCGCCATACGGGCCAACACCATCGAGTTTATCAGCTTCCAACAACGGGTGGTGGTCTGGTATACCATACACCGCAGTTGATGATATATGCACAAAGCGTTCCACATTGTGTTTCTTAGCTGTTGAGATAAGGTTACGCGTACCATCAACGTCTGTTGATATAATATCCGCTGGTTTATATAGAGGCAACGCTGCAGCGGTATGCACCACCCAGTCAACACCATCCATTGCTTTCTCGACTACAACCTTATCACGAATATCGCCAGTTAAAATCTTAACTTTATCTTTCTCCGGATACGTAAAATCGGAAAGGTCCAATGACACAATATCGGTATAACCTTTCAGTAAAAGATACCTTATGATATTGATCCCCAAAAAACCAGACCCGCCGGTGATTAAAATTTTCATAATTTTGTTAATTTACCTTTCTCACAAAAACATACCTACTATCCAAAAGATATTTTGTTGTATAACCTATCACTAACCCAAGCACGCCCCCCAGGTATTTAGCCCAGGTTGTTTTAATAATATAATGGAACGACAACTCCATCCCCCAAAAAATCATTGTAGTTACTACTCCCATAAGCGAGTATAAAACAAACTTCCCGATATCTTCCCGTGTATCTTTTGTTGTGTAATAAAAAATATATTTCTTATCCAATAAATACTTTACTATCAACCCCATCAATGTTCCTATACACAACCCCGCATAAATTTCGTATCTCCAGTCTATCAACATAAACACACCTTTTTGCGATAACATATTCACTGCTATTGCAACAACCGCAAAAATACCGTATTTTATAACAAGTTTTGTATCCATAAATCTATTCTATAAATCAATACCCCGCAAGTGATTATCCAACCCAGGACTGATAATTGTATAAATTTATCCTTCAGTAAAACCTCCGTTGGCGATCCGCTGTTATTTTCTACTAATACCAGCTGCAAATATCTTGTGATCCCCAGAATAACAAAAAATACTGTAAGGTATAACTTATCAGTCTGCACTTTTGCAACAGTTTCAGGAGCAATGGTGTACATAATATACGACACAATAACAATTGACGCCATGATTGTGATCAACGCATCAAGGAATTTAATGTTATACCCATCCACAACCTCACGCATCTTCTGTCCTTTTTCCGTCAAGATTAACACATCATCCCGGCGTTTAGCTGCAGCAAAGAATATCGCAAATAGGAAGGTCATAATCACTATCCAGTGCGACAGATAGGTAGACGTAGCATAACCTCCCACAAAAATCCTTATCACAAACCCTGTTGAGATAATGAATATATCAAGGATAGGAATATGTTTTAATCTAAGCGTATATGCCAGATTCAATACTAAATACGCCAATATCCACCCGGCAACATTCATACTCCAAGCCATAATCATTGATAACAGTAACAACACAACCGCTATGGCAGCTGCTATAGGAACACTGATCGTACCTTTAGCCAGCGGCCTATTTTTTTTCACCGGATGCATTACATCATAGGGCATATCGATGATATCGTTCAAAATATATACCGCACTTGCTGCAAGCGAAAACGTAATAAAAGCAACGGCAGCACGGAACATGTCATTCCATTCATTTATCCTCAACGCAAAAAATGTGGGCAAAAAGATCATCAAGTTTTTTGAGTACTGATGAACCCTCAATAATTTAAAAACCTCTACTACCTGATCAATAATTTTCATAATTTATTTTTGTTTACATACCACTCAACAGTTTTCTTCAATCCAACCTCAAACGCCGTCTTTGCCCTGAACCCAAACTCCTTCATTGCGCGGGTAGTATCAAGACACCTGCGCGGCTGGCCGTCAGGTTTAGATTTATCCCACACAATCCGCCCCTTGAACTCACAACACTTCCCTACCAGTTCAACCAGGTGTTTAATAGAAACTTCTGTATTAGTCCCAAGATTAACAGGTTCAGGCTTATCATACTTCTGCGCTGCGAGAAGCACACCTTCAGCTGCGTCGGATACATACAAAAACTCGCGGGTAGGTTTTCCGGTACCCCATACCACAACTTCGTTATCCCCATTTTTTTTTGCGTCGATAAACTTTTTTATCAATGCCGGGATTACATGCGAACTTGCAGGATTAAAATTATCCTCCGGTCCGTATAAATTTGTCGGCATAACATACGCAAACCTTGTCCCGTACTGCTGCTGGTAGGACTGCAGTTGTACTAACAACATCTTTTTTGCAAGGCCATACGGCGCATTAGTTTCTTCCGGGTAACCATTCCACACATTAACTTCTTTAAACGGTACAGGCGTTATCTTAGGATAACTACATATGGTACCGACACACACTATTTTTGATACCCCGGATTTTCTTGCTTCATCAATAACCTGAACACCCATCATGAGGTTATCATAAAAAAACTGTCCCGGGTTCTCGCGGTTAGCACCAATACCGCCAACAACCGCCGCGAGGTGTATTACAATATCCGGCCTGGAATCGCAGAACATGCGTTTAACATTCTTTATCCGTACAAGATCATAATCAGCTTTTCTCGGGACAAATACGTTACGGCATCCATACGCACAAAGTTTTTCTGTGAGGTACGACCCAAGAAACCCCGCACCGCCGGTTACCGTAACTCTTTTATTCTTCCAAAACTTATTTTGTTGAACCATCACTTAATCCACCGTCCACCATTTATTTGGATACAACCTTGCCAATGCCTCATCTCCTTTACCCACAGGCTTCACCCCTGCACGGCGCATATCAGCATCCACCATAATTCTTACGAGGTTGGAATACGTGATTTTAGGTTTCCACTTCAACAACCTCTTAGCCTTCCCGGCATCCGCAATCAGAGAATCAACCTCCGTAGGGCGGAATAGCGCTTTATCAATCTTCACATACTTTTTCCAGTTAAGCCCGACATACTCAAACGCGATTTTTACAAACTCCTCAACTGAGTGCGATTCACCGATACCGATAACAAAATCATCTCCGTGCTTATACTGCAGTATCTCCCACATAAGCATCACGTATTCCGGTGAGTATCCCCAATCGCGTTTCGCATCAAGGTTACCGAGGTAAAGCACCTTTTGTTTCCCCGCGACAATATTCGCGATTGCCATCGTAATTTTGCGGGTAACAAAATTATCCCCGCGCCTTGGCGATTCGTGGTTAAACAAAATTCCGTTAGACGCGAACATCCCATGGCCTTCACGATAATTTATTGTCATCCAGTACGCATAAACCTTAGCTGCGGCATACGGGCTACGCGGATGGAATAATGTTTTCTCATTCTGCGGGGGCGGTGTGGAACCAAACATCTCAGACGATGATGCCTGATAAAATTTAATATCCTTCCCGCTGCGGTGTATAGCTTCAAGTATCCGCGTAGCGGAAAGGCCAGTAACATTACCCGTATACTCCGGAGTATCAAAACTGATTCTAACATGACTCTGAGCACCAAGATTGTACACTTCATCCGGCTGGACATTATAAATGATATTACATACCTGTTCAGCATCAGCGATATCGCCGTAGTGCAGTTTCAACTTCCCGCACCGCTTGGTATCCGCCAGTACATGTTCAATCCTGCCCATATTCAAAGTACTCGCACGGCGGACGATACCATGTACCTCATACTTTTTGGAGATTAGAAACTCCGCGAGGTACGACCCATCCTGCCCCGTGATTCCTGTAATTAACGCTTTCTTCATAGATTAAAAACTCTCCTTATGCATCCTTATCATCCTTATCCTTGGAACGGTAATAGTAGTAATAGTAGTACCGGTCTGATTGAGGTTCAACATGGTTTAGGATCACCCCGAGATAATGCGCTTTTGTATCCAATAACTTATTTTTGGACATAATGGACGTCGCTTTACCCTCCATCCCCGACTTAATAACCTGCACAATATAACTCACTTTACTTCCCATAATCATGGTATCCGCTACGTTAAGAACCGGCGGGGTATCAACAAAAACGTAATCATAATTCTTTACAGCAACCGCCAGTAATTCATCCATTTTATACGATTCCACTAACTCACTTGGATGGTCCGGAATTTTACCGCAGAGCGCTATTGAAAGATTCGGTATTTCCGTCTGCTTAACAATATCCTCAAACCCTGCAGTCCCCTGGAGATACTGTGCCACCCCTACCGGAGTGTTGAGATTAAACGTATGATGCATCCTTGGACGGCGTAAGTCGAGTTCCATCAGCAGGACATTCAACCCTGCCTGCGCGAATACTATGGAAAGATTAACTGAGACCGTAGTTTTCCCTTCCTGTGCAAGCGAACTTGTAACGATGATTGACTTATTTTCCTTTTTCCCTTCCGAAACCAGCCTTATGATCTCCGTCCGCGCGATACGGTATGCTTCCGCAACATTGGAATGCGGTTTTTTATGCACTATAAGATCACTCGTACGTTTATCTTTTACTTCACGTTTGGAGGACGGTACTGTAGCAACTAGCGTCGACCGCAGGCCAAAGGTAACATCCTCTGCAGTTTCAACACGGTCTTCAAATAACTCAATCGCAAACGCTAACCCAATCCCAAGTAATAGTCCTGCTATAAAACCAACAGTGGTGTTCAGCCTTTTCTTTGGTTTGACCGGCTTATGCGGCACAATCGCAGGGTCAAGAACTTTGATATTAGAAAGCATTAACTCATCGGACAGCATAGTTTCCTTCAGCCTGCCAATCAAGGTATTATAAATCCCGCGGTTACTCTCAACTTCGCGTTTAAGAATATTGTACTGCATGCTCACCTGGTTCATCTTCAACACTTTATCAGTCTCTTCAGCAATTTGTTTTTGTATAGTCTCCAACCGTGTGGACAGTTCAATCATCTTAGGATGCTTATCCTTATACTTCAACGACGAACTCATGAGTTCCGACTTAATCCCCAGTTCAGTACTTCTTAGTGTTGCGAGCAACTGATTTTCATGCTCAATACTGGGAATATCAGTAATTTTATTCTCATCGATATACTGCTGCAGGCTAAGCTCCGATTGCCTCAACTTTTCACGCTGGATATCCGACTGTTCCTGTAGCCACGATATTGCAAACTTTGACGCCTTAGTCTTAAGTTCCATATTTTGTTCGATATAGGTTTCTACGTATAAGTTACACACTTGCGCAGCATCTTCAGGGTTTATATTTTCATGTGTAATCTTAATCAACCTACTCCCCGGCACCTGTGTTACCTTGACAGAACGTGAAAGGTATAACGCTGAAAGATTCCGGTCCTGATTAGACTCAGAAAGATGATAATTCCCCTGTTCTTCAAGTTTAGACAAAACCTTTTCCGCGGTACTGATCGATGAAATAATCCTAATCTGCGTCTCGTATTCAGAAATATCCGATGTCTGTGCCTGATACACTTCATTTAGTGCCACGACCCGTGGCGCTTCTTTCTCCAGCAACATCGTTGTCATTGTCTGGTATACCGGCTTTTGCAGCATAGACCACCCAAGCGCCCCAGCTGCGCAAGCAAGGGTTATAATGAGTATTAACCACTTACGTTTATCCAATACGTCCAATAATTCCTGTAATGACAATTCCTCGCTGCGAGAATGCTGTTGTTGTTCCACTTACGCCCTCCTTAATACTTAATCTCGGGTACTATCACAAGGTCATTCGGCAATATCGGCTGGTTATACCCCTGATTTTTCCCGAAATCGCGTAACAGATCCTTCACCGAAATAGTGTACACTTTCCTCTGCCCGTCCTCATATCTTATAAGTTCAACTTTATTTAGGTCTGCAATACCTGTGACACCCCCGCATAAAGCCAGAGCGTCAATAATCGTCATGTTACGACGTAACGGAAACGTCCCGGGTGATTTCACCTCACCGAACATTGTATAACTGCTATATTCCGCTACGGTAACCAACACCTGGGGGTTGACCAAATACTTATCCCCTAACCCTTTCACCAATAACTGCGTAAGTTCATTTACCGTTAAATCCGTAACCCTTATTTCCCCGAGCAATGGATAATTAATTGTCCCTTGCGGAGTTACCTTCAACCTCACGGAGAGGTCAGGTTCATCGTATACGGTTACTGACAACACGTTATCCGGAAATATAACAATATCCTTACTGGGATCCACCACAAACTTCGGCATATCCGTCGATTTTTTGGAATCATAATTCCCCATCGCCATTACAGTACAAGGCAATACCAGCAGCACTATTACCGGCAATAGTACCATTCTTCTGAACACACCTAAATTCATAATAAAACTTACCTACTTTCTTTTCTAAAAAATATTCGTTACACCGACCCCGAAAGTGATATCATCATAATTATACCGGTTGTATGTAGACGTCTGGCTTGTAAATTTGAGGTTCACCCCGATTGGCGCGAAATTACGCAGCTTGTATCCAATAGATAACCCGAACTCAAGAACATTATCTATGCGTTCAGGGAGGATAGGATACCAATCCGACGTAAACCTCGCTGACGCGCCAACATAAATATTCCTAATTGTCCTGTCAACCCCGATAATAGCGCTCATACTTTCATAATAATTTTCCTGGGTGAACAACGACTCGCGGACTGAACGGTTAGTACTTATCCCGATATTCCCGATACCGGTTATCGGCCCGGTTAATGACATGCTATACACCCCGCCGGACCAGTCACGCACACCAATATAATTTCTTGACTGTGCTCCAAGCAACAGATCGAGCTTATACTGCCCTTCAAATACACGATTGAATGACACCCAGGGCGAAATATTCACCCCGCTGCGGTTGGTGTCATACGTATAGTTAACCTCGTCATAACTTGTCCCAACTGCAATATTGGTAAAAGGACTCATGTTATACTGAAACCTAAGGGTATTATGTATCCCGCTGGTATCGCTGTACTTGAACGTATCAGGGTTATTCCAACTGGTACTATCTCCATGAATAAGAATAACATCAAACTTCCTCATTTTTTTTGACAATTCAAAATACCGGTATTTATTCACAGTAGAAACATAACTCTCCCGCCCGGAAGGAAGGATAAGGGTTTCCTGATAAAGTTCATTTATCTTAAATCCATACCCGCGGTAAGACGTGCCGATACTGGCATCAATATTTGACTTCCCACCGGAAAGCTGTTTGTTATTAATAAAATGATAATAATCCAAAATGTATTCTATCGAACTGTTGATCCGTTCATGCTTAAAATTACACAATATCCCCGGAGATAAACGCAGAACAATATCATTCGTCGCTGTGGGGGTTAAATAAATATTCTGCTGATACTTAGTATCCATACTGAACCTTGGATTAACGCTAAACGCTCCGTAACGCAGCGAAAAATCAGCGGTATATGATTCCGTACTCATCATTAATCCCATAAATATTCCCAATAAAACCCTTACTTCCCACCTTATCACACTTAAGCCTTAACAACCTTTCCTAAAAACGCCTTTCCCCGCCCAACAAGCACGCGGGGGAACACATTACGTGAATCCACGATTAACTTTGTATTTTTCAAGACCATACCGTAATCTACGGAATCATGGTCGGTAACGACTACCACACAGTCATACTTCCTAACTTCCGCGGGAGTAAGACTGACACTACTTTTTTTGATATCATACTTCCTCATCTTTGGTATTGCAGGTATAAACGGATCGTGATACATAACCTTTGCCCCGCGGTGTTCCAGAAGTTCTATAATTTCCAGAGCCGGTGATTCACGGATATCATCAACATTTTTTTTGTATGCCACCCCGAGGATAAGAACCTTTGCACCGTTCAAACTTTTACTCTTAACATTCAACGCATCGATAACTTTACCAACGACATACTCCGGCATACGCACATTAACCTCACCCGCAAGTTCAATAAACTTCGCCTGAAAATTATACTGTTTCGCTTTCCAGGAAAGATAAAACGGGTCAATCGGTATACAATGCCCCCCCAGCCCGGGCCCGGGATAAAACGCGTGGTACCCAAACGGCTTAGTCGCAGCGGTATTAATCACTTCCCACACGTCTATATCCATACGTTCGAATAACATTTTTAGTTCATTCACTAACGCGATATTAACCGCGCGATACGTATTCTCCAGCATCTTAACAGCTTCCGCCACCCGC contains these protein-coding regions:
- the rfbF gene encoding glucose-1-phosphate cytidylyltransferase, with product MKVVILAGGKGTRISEETDIRPKPMVEIGGKPILWHIMKVYSHYGYNEFIICLGYLGYVIKEYFSHYFLHMSDITIDMSNNNTTIHTTTSEPWKVTLVDTGLDTMTGGRIKRVKKYISDNEPFMMTYGDGVGNVDIPSLVEFYNKNNTLATVTAVQPTGRYGALDINNESKVTSFLEKPKGDNNWVNAGFFVINPKAVKYIKDDTTLWEKEPMEKLAKEGQLSAYHHNGFWKPMDTLRDKIELERLWQSGKAPWKVW
- a CDS encoding NAD-dependent epimerase/dehydratase family protein, which codes for MKILITGGSGFLGINIIRYLLLKGYTDIVSLDLSDFTYPEKDKVKILTGDIRDKVVVEKAMDGVDWVVHTAAALPLYKPADIISTDVDGTRNLISTAKKHNVERFVHISSTAVYGIPDHHPLLEADKLDGVGPYGEAKIAAEEVCLEHRKQGMCVPILRPKSFIGPERLGVFAFFYEWAKDGHGFAILGNGKNKYQFLDVEDLCTAIFLCLTQEKSVVNDTFNVGAKVFTTMQEDYQSVLDKAGFGKKILCIPAGPAIIILRILEALKLSPLYKWVYETMSQDSFVSIEKAERILGFKPKYSNKEALLRNYEWYLQNYKSFENTTGISHRAPWKQGILKLLKIFF
- a CDS encoding GtrA family protein; this encodes MDTKLVIKYGIFAVVAIAVNMLSQKGVFMLIDWRYEIYAGLCIGTLMGLIVKYLLDKKYIFYYTTKDTREDIGKFVLYSLMGVVTTMIFWGMELSFHYIIKTTWAKYLGGVLGLVIGYTTKYLLDSRYVFVRKVN
- a CDS encoding UbiA prenyltransferase family protein, yielding MKIIDQVVEVFKLLRVHQYSKNLMIFLPTFFALRINEWNDMFRAAVAFITFSLAASAVYILNDIIDMPYDVMHPVKKNRPLAKGTISVPIAAAIAVVLLLLSMIMAWSMNVAGWILAYLVLNLAYTLRLKHIPILDIFIISTGFVIRIFVGGYATSTYLSHWIVIMTFLFAIFFAAAKRRDDVLILTEKGQKMREVVDGYNIKFLDALITIMASIVIVSYIMYTIAPETVAKVQTDKLYLTVFFVILGITRYLQLVLVENNSGSPTEVLLKDKFIQLSVLGWIITCGVLIYRIDLWIQNLL
- a CDS encoding GDP-L-fucose synthase; the protein is MVQQNKFWKNKRVTVTGGAGFLGSYLTEKLCAYGCRNVFVPRKADYDLVRIKNVKRMFCDSRPDIVIHLAAVVGGIGANRENPGQFFYDNLMMGVQVIDEARKSGVSKIVCVGTICSYPKITPVPFKEVNVWNGYPEETNAPYGLAKKMLLVQLQSYQQQYGTRFAYVMPTNLYGPEDNFNPASSHVIPALIKKFIDAKKNGDNEVVVWGTGKPTREFLYVSDAAEGVLLAAQKYDKPEPVNLGTNTEVSIKHLVELVGKCCEFKGRIVWDKSKPDGQPRRCLDTTRAMKEFGFRAKTAFEVGLKKTVEWYVNKNKL
- the gmd gene encoding GDP-mannose 4,6-dehydratase; its protein translation is MKKALITGITGQDGSYLAEFLISKKYEVHGIVRRASTLNMGRIEHVLADTKRCGKLKLHYGDIADAEQVCNIIYNVQPDEVYNLGAQSHVRISFDTPEYTGNVTGLSATRILEAIHRSGKDIKFYQASSSEMFGSTPPPQNEKTLFHPRSPYAAAKVYAYWMTINYREGHGMFASNGILFNHESPRRGDNFVTRKITMAIANIVAGKQKVLYLGNLDAKRDWGYSPEYVMLMWEILQYKHGDDFVIGIGESHSVEEFVKIAFEYVGLNWKKYVKIDKALFRPTEVDSLIADAGKAKRLLKWKPKITYSNLVRIMVDADMRRAGVKPVGKGDEALARLYPNKWWTVD
- a CDS encoding polysaccharide biosynthesis tyrosine autokinase; this translates as MEQQQHSRSEELSLQELLDVLDKRKWLILIITLACAAGALGWSMLQKPVYQTMTTMLLEKEAPRVVALNEVYQAQTSDISEYETQIRIISSISTAEKVLSKLEEQGNYHLSESNQDRNLSALYLSRSVKVTQVPGSRLIKITHENINPEDAAQVCNLYVETYIEQNMELKTKASKFAISWLQEQSDIQREKLRQSELSLQQYIDENKITDIPSIEHENQLLATLRSTELGIKSELMSSSLKYKDKHPKMIELSTRLETIQKQIAEETDKVLKMNQVSMQYNILKREVESNRGIYNTLIGRLKETMLSDELMLSNIKVLDPAIVPHKPVKPKKRLNTTVGFIAGLLLGIGLAFAIELFEDRVETAEDVTFGLRSTLVATVPSSKREVKDKRTSDLIVHKKPHSNVAEAYRIARTEIIRLVSEGKKENKSIIVTSSLAQEGKTTVSVNLSIVFAQAGLNVLLMELDLRRPRMHHTFNLNTPVGVAQYLQGTAGFEDIVKQTEIPNLSIALCGKIPDHPSELVESYKMDELLAVAVKNYDYVFVDTPPVLNVADTMIMGSKVSYIVQVIKSGMEGKATSIMSKNKLLDTKAHYLGVILNHVEPQSDRYYYYYYYRSKDKDDKDA
- a CDS encoding polysaccharide biosynthesis/export family protein yields the protein MNLGVFRRMVLLPVIVLLVLPCTVMAMGNYDSKKSTDMPKFVVDPSKDIVIFPDNVLSVTVYDEPDLSVRLKVTPQGTINYPLLGEIRVTDLTVNELTQLLVKGLGDKYLVNPQVLVTVAEYSSYTMFGEVKSPGTFPLRRNMTIIDALALCGGVTGIADLNKVELIRYEDGQRKVYTISVKDLLRDFGKNQGYNQPILPNDLVIVPEIKY
- a CDS encoding outer membrane beta-barrel protein; protein product: MGLMMSTESYTADFSLRYGAFSVNPRFSMDTKYQQNIYLTPTATNDIVLRLSPGILCNFKHERINSSIEYILDYYHFINNKQLSGGKSNIDASIGTSYRGYGFKINELYQETLILPSGRESYVSTVNKYRYFELSKKMRKFDVILIHGDSTSWNNPDTFKYSDTSGIHNTLRFQYNMSPFTNIAVGTSYDEVNYTYDTNRSGVNISPWVSFNRVFEGQYKLDLLLGAQSRNYIGVRDWSGGVYSMSLTGPITGIGNIGISTNRSVRESLFTQENYYESMSAIIGVDRTIRNIYVGASARFTSDWYPILPERIDNVLEFGLSIGYKLRNFAPIGVNLKFTSQTSTYNRYNYDDITFGVGVTNIF
- a CDS encoding nucleotide sugar dehydrogenase encodes the protein MRGNRTVSISFGVLKKKLETKRHRVAVIGLGYVGLPLATAFAEKGIFVYGLDVDQRKVDKLLNGKSYISTITSTRVRPVIESGKFVPSTNFAFLRKTDCVIICVPTPLTKTKDPDLQFIIATTEQIRKYLHKGQLVVLESTTYPGTTDEVMLPVLESTGLKEGKDFFLAFSPEREDPGNKDHSVTKIPKVVGGVSASATELAVLLYGNVAPKIVPVSSARVAEAVKMLENTYRAVNIALVNELKMLFERMDIDVWEVINTAATKPFGYHAFYPGPGLGGHCIPIDPFYLSWKAKQYNFQAKFIELAGEVNVRMPEYVVGKVIDALNVKSKSLNGAKVLILGVAYKKNVDDIRESPALEIIELLEHRGAKVMYHDPFIPAIPKMRKYDIKKSSVSLTPAEVRKYDCVVVVTDHDSVDYGMVLKNTKLIVDSRNVFPRVLVGRGKAFLGKVVKA